A DNA window from Chelativorans sp. AA-79 contains the following coding sequences:
- a CDS encoding basic amino acid/polyamine antiporter yields the protein MAIKAEQKLPLFALTGMVVGSMVGAGIFSLPRTFGGATGPFGAIIAWSIAGGGMYMLARVFQSLAERKPDLDAGVFAYAKAGFGDYPGFLSAFGYWIGSCIGNVSYWVLIKSTLGAFFPVFGDGNTVTAIVVASVGIWLFHFMILRGVQQAAFINTVVTIAKIVPILVFILILIFAFKADLFRASFYGGEGMPETSLLEQVRATMLVTVFVFLGIEGASVYSRYAKERSDVGKATILGFVGVTGLMVAVTLLPYGVLARSDLAGMRQPSMAPMLEAVVGPWGAVFISIGVLISVLGAYLAWSLICAEVMFAAAKSRDMPKLFARENRNRVPAAALWLTNIIVQLFVISTYWSQDAFALMLNLTSAMSLIPYFLVAAYAVLIANRGESYEALSVERRRDLTIAAIAALYTLFMIIAGGLKFVLLSAVLYAPGTLLYFWARREQGERIFTPIEWLIFLAAAIGCVIGIYGLATGSITI from the coding sequence ATGGCTATCAAAGCTGAGCAGAAGCTCCCGCTCTTTGCCCTCACCGGTATGGTCGTGGGCTCGATGGTCGGCGCGGGCATATTTTCGCTTCCCCGCACATTTGGCGGCGCCACGGGACCATTCGGGGCAATTATCGCGTGGTCAATAGCCGGCGGCGGCATGTACATGCTGGCGCGGGTCTTTCAGTCCCTCGCCGAGCGAAAACCCGATCTGGATGCCGGCGTCTTCGCCTATGCCAAAGCCGGATTCGGCGACTATCCGGGCTTCCTGTCCGCTTTTGGCTACTGGATAGGCAGTTGCATCGGCAACGTGTCCTATTGGGTGCTGATCAAGTCGACGCTTGGAGCCTTCTTCCCCGTATTCGGCGACGGCAACACGGTGACAGCCATCGTTGTCGCCTCGGTCGGCATTTGGCTTTTCCACTTCATGATCCTGCGCGGCGTGCAGCAGGCAGCATTCATTAACACGGTGGTGACCATTGCCAAAATCGTGCCGATCCTGGTTTTCATCCTGATCCTCATCTTTGCCTTCAAGGCCGATCTCTTCCGCGCAAGCTTCTATGGCGGGGAAGGCATGCCGGAGACGAGCCTGCTCGAGCAGGTGCGCGCCACAATGCTGGTTACGGTGTTCGTCTTCCTCGGTATCGAAGGTGCAAGCGTCTATTCGCGCTATGCGAAAGAGCGCTCCGATGTCGGCAAGGCGACGATTCTGGGCTTCGTCGGGGTGACAGGACTGATGGTGGCAGTGACGCTCCTTCCCTACGGCGTTCTAGCGAGGAGCGATCTCGCCGGGATGCGACAGCCGTCCATGGCACCAATGCTGGAGGCGGTGGTCGGGCCCTGGGGAGCCGTATTCATTAGTATCGGGGTGCTGATTTCAGTTCTGGGCGCGTATCTCGCATGGTCACTAATCTGTGCCGAGGTGATGTTCGCGGCAGCAAAATCACGCGATATGCCCAAGCTGTTCGCCAGAGAAAACCGGAACCGTGTGCCGGCGGCAGCGCTGTGGCTGACCAATATCATCGTGCAACTGTTCGTCATCAGCACCTATTGGTCGCAGGATGCCTTTGCCCTGATGCTCAATCTGACCAGCGCCATGTCGCTGATACCGTATTTCCTGGTTGCAGCCTATGCGGTCCTGATCGCCAACCGGGGCGAGAGCTATGAGGCACTTTCGGTGGAGCGCAGGCGTGATCTAACCATAGCCGCCATTGCCGCGCTCTATACACTCTTCATGATCATCGCTGGCGGTCTAAAATTTGTGCTGCTTTCCGCGGTGCTCTACGCGCCCGGCACCCTGCTCTATTTCTGGGCCCGGCGCGAACAAGGCGAGCGTATCTTCACACCCATCGAATGGTTGATTTTTCTGGCCGCCGCCATCGGGTGCGTGATTGGAATCTATGGTTTGGCGACAGGGAGTATCACGATCTGA